Proteins from a single region of Oncorhynchus tshawytscha isolate Ot180627B linkage group LG03, Otsh_v2.0, whole genome shotgun sequence:
- the LOC112237109 gene encoding cytochrome c oxidase subunit 6B1 — MSDVIEEKIKNYRTAPFDARFPNTNQTRNCFQNYLDFHRCNKALSDKGQDVAPCDWYQRVYKSICPMSWVAKWDDQIEAGSFPGKI; from the exons ATGTCTGACGTTATTGAGGAGAAGATAAAGAACTACAGGACGGCTCCCTTCGACGCCCGCTTCCCCAACACCAACCAGACCCGCAACTGCTTTCAGAACTATCTGG aCTTCCACAGGTGCAACAAAGCTTTGTCAGACAAAGGCCAGGATGTGGCTCCCTGTGACTGGTACCAGAGGGTCTACAAGAGTATCTGTCCCATGAGCTGG GTTGCCAAGTGGGACGACCAGATAGAGGCCGGAAGCTTTCCCGGCAAGATCTAA